Below is a genomic region from Fodinibius saliphilus.
CCCTAAGTACTTTGCAGTTCCTGCTTATTTTCACCAGGATCACTTGATAATATTATCCGAATACTTGTTCCACTCCCCAACTCAGACTCATACAGTACTAGCTTCCCACGGTGGTAATCTTCAATTATACGTTGTGTAAGGCTCAATCCTAACCCCCAGCCTCTCTTTTTCGTGCTATAGCCGGGTTTGAAAATTTCGCTGTGATACTTTTTTTCAATACCCACTCCAGTATCTTTCACATCAATATACACCTCATCACCAACCCTTTTTAGTATTATTGACACCTGTGATTTTGCTGCTTTTGAATGAATTGCATCCATCGCATTCTTGACTAGGTTTTCCATCGCCCACTGAAACAAATCAGGATTTACCTTTGCCTGTACGCTTTCATCCAGTTTACGATAGACATCTACATTTTTTTTCAACTGGGGCAATCGTTGTTCCATATAATCTAGAACCTCTCTCAAAATGGGAGCTAATTTATGACGCTTAAGTTCGGGCTCCGAACCAATTTTATTAAAACGTTCAGCCACTCCCCGCAATCTGGAAATATCATTATCCAACTCACTACATATCCGCTGGGTAAACGCATCATCTTTTTTTTCTTCTCTCAATAGTTCTACCCAACCATATAAACTCGATAAGGGGGTTCCCAGTTGGTGGGCAGCTTCTTTGGTCATACCTACCCATAAGTTAGACTGCTCTGATTTTGTTATAGTGCGATAGCTGACAAAACCGATCCCTAGCAGAAGTGCTAGCAAGCTAAATTGGATATAGGGAAAATAGCGAAGATAACGCACAGTAGGACTTTCCCCATAGTACACATATTGAACCTGCGAATACTGTTGGTTGCCCAACGTTATTTTTATGGGATCATGCATAGCGCCATACCGCTCAATCAGATCTTTACTCAAGGGTTCATCAACATGATAGGCCGCAATAATTTCTCCCTGCTCATCTACAATAATTCGGGGAACGTAAAACCGATCTTCACTAATCACAATTTCCTGTGTCACAAACGTTTGTGACGCCCGATCAGCCTCTGCCTCTTCAATAATCGCAGCGATACTGTCCGGAACAGCATCATGCTGGCGTAAGTATCGAGAAACTTCTAACAAGTTTCGGCTAATCTGTTCCTGGGTGGGATTGCTTGTATACTCTATTGCCTCTGCCCAAAGTTCAATACCCGATCGCTCTTGGGTTAGGATACGATCAACCAGGTATTTATTGTATGCAAACGAGCCAATACCCAGTAGTATCAAAAGCCCGATAAGAGCAATATTTATCCTATTTGATGTGAGTCGAATTTTCATACTTCCCCTTTTGGACCGTCAAAAAGATCTAAATATATAGTAAACCACCCGACATTTTACAAAATAAAAAAGGCATCACCGAATGATGATGCCTTTAAAAGATTTTTTCTTTTAGTCTTTATGCCGAAGCTTTGCGCTTTTCATATACCGGAGGTGCACCATCTTCGATAGTCTCGCGGGTCACCACACACCGCTCTATATTATCCATTGATGGGAGGGTAAACATAATCTCAAGCATGGAATCTTCCATAATGGAACGGAGACCACGAGCACCGGTTTTGCGTTTCATTGCTCTTTCAACGATAACTTCGAGCGCTTCTTCTTCAAAAATTAGCTCAACCCCCTCCATCTTAAACAGCTTTTTATACTGCTTGGTAAGGGCATTCTTAGGCTTAACCAAGATCTCAATCATTGCATCTTTTGAAAGCTGATGCAATCCGGATATAACCGGTAACCGACCAATCAATTCCGGAATTAACCCATAACGCTGAAGATCCTGCGCTTCAACATGGGTAAAGATATCCGGATCTTCTTTATCAAAAGTTACCTGCTCTTCGGTATGGAAGCCTAGAGAACTTACAGAAAGACGCTTTGCAATTATCTCTTCAAGTCCGCTAAAAGCACCACCACAGATAAACAAAATTTCTGAGGTATCAACCTGAATAAAGCTCTGCTCGGGATGTTTGCGACCACCTTTGGGAGGAATATTTGCCGTAGTACCTTCCAGAATCTTTAATAATGCCTGCTGTACTCCTTCTCCAGAGACATCACGTGTTATTGAAGGGTTATCACTCTTACGAGCCACTTTGTCCACCTCATCGATATATACAATCCCACGTTTAGCCTGCTCAACATCATAATCAGCTGACTGCAACAGGCTTGATAGAATGCTTTCAACATCTTCACCAACATAACCGGCCTCAGTCAATACTGTGGCATCGGCGATGGTAAATGGCACGTCAATAATATTTGCCATTGTTTTAGCCAGCAGGGTTTTTCCACAGCCGGTAGGTCCCAGCAGAACAATATTACTCTTTTCTACTTCTGTATCACCAAACTCTTCACTGAGCTCAGAACTTATGCGCTTATAGTGATTATAAACAGCAACAGACAAGGTCTTTTTTGCCCCTTCCTGGCCAATCACATACTCATCCAGGCGTGACTTTATTTCAGCAGGCTTCAGTAATGGCTGATAATTCTTTTCTCGCTGCTCTGACATGGATGCCAAATCGCTTTTAACGATCCCAGAAGCATCTGCTACGCACCGATCGCAAATATATACGTCATTAGGACCGGCAACCATGCTATTCACTTCATGGCTCGATCGACCACAAAACGAACAGTGTATTGTTTTATCGCTATTGTTTTCTTGGTCGCTCATTATACTTTGCCTACACCTTCTATACTAATTTGGTTTACTATTCTTTGTCTTTCTTCTTGGCATTCTCCATGATGTTATCAACCAAACCGTAATCTTTTGCCTCTTGCGAGGTTAACCACTTGTTTCGATCTGAATCTTCCATCACTGTCTCAACATCTTTTCCACTGTGTTCAGCCAAAATCTCGGAGAGGAGCTGCTTAATTCGCAGAATTTCTTGTGCCTCAATTTCGATATCACTGGCCTGCCCTTGCACACCGCCCAAAGGCTGGTGAATCATTACACGAGCGTTAGGAAGTAAATTACGCTTGCCAGCCTCTCCACCGGCTAATAACACTGCTCCCATAGATGCCGCCATCCCTACGCAGGTAGTAACTACATCGCAACTTACATACTGCATAGTATCATAAATTGCCAAACCGGCAGAAACAACGCCACCGGGACTGTTAATATAGATATTAATATCTTTTTCAGGATCTTCTGCCTGTAAATATAGTATCTGGGCAACAATCGAACTAGCTACTGCATCATTAATAGGGGTACCCAAAAAGATAATCCTATCTTTAAGCAAGCGCGAGTAGAT
It encodes:
- a CDS encoding ATP-binding protein — protein: MKIRLTSNRINIALIGLLILLGIGSFAYNKYLVDRILTQERSGIELWAEAIEYTSNPTQEQISRNLLEVSRYLRQHDAVPDSIAAIIEEAEADRASQTFVTQEIVISEDRFYVPRIIVDEQGEIIAAYHVDEPLSKDLIERYGAMHDPIKITLGNQQYSQVQYVYYGESPTVRYLRYFPYIQFSLLALLLGIGFVSYRTITKSEQSNLWVGMTKEAAHQLGTPLSSLYGWVELLREEKKDDAFTQRICSELDNDISRLRGVAERFNKIGSEPELKRHKLAPILREVLDYMEQRLPQLKKNVDVYRKLDESVQAKVNPDLFQWAMENLVKNAMDAIHSKAAKSQVSIILKRVGDEVYIDVKDTGVGIEKKYHSEIFKPGYSTKKRGWGLGLSLTQRIIEDYHRGKLVLYESELGSGTSIRIILSSDPGENKQELQST
- the clpX gene encoding ATP-dependent Clp protease ATP-binding subunit ClpX — protein: MSDQENNSDKTIHCSFCGRSSHEVNSMVAGPNDVYICDRCVADASGIVKSDLASMSEQREKNYQPLLKPAEIKSRLDEYVIGQEGAKKTLSVAVYNHYKRISSELSEEFGDTEVEKSNIVLLGPTGCGKTLLAKTMANIIDVPFTIADATVLTEAGYVGEDVESILSSLLQSADYDVEQAKRGIVYIDEVDKVARKSDNPSITRDVSGEGVQQALLKILEGTTANIPPKGGRKHPEQSFIQVDTSEILFICGGAFSGLEEIIAKRLSVSSLGFHTEEQVTFDKEDPDIFTHVEAQDLQRYGLIPELIGRLPVISGLHQLSKDAMIEILVKPKNALTKQYKKLFKMEGVELIFEEEALEVIVERAMKRKTGARGLRSIMEDSMLEIMFTLPSMDNIERCVVTRETIEDGAPPVYEKRKASA
- the clpP gene encoding ATP-dependent Clp endopeptidase proteolytic subunit ClpP, translated to MPNIGNGETSRIQNNNLVPMVVEKTERGERAFDIYSRLLKDRIIFLGTPINDAVASSIVAQILYLQAEDPEKDINIYINSPGGVVSAGLAIYDTMQYVSCDVVTTCVGMAASMGAVLLAGGEAGKRNLLPNARVMIHQPLGGVQGQASDIEIEAQEILRIKQLLSEILAEHSGKDVETVMEDSDRNKWLTSQEAKDYGLVDNIMENAKKKDKE